From Hydra vulgaris chromosome 15, alternate assembly HydraT2T_AEP, one genomic window encodes:
- the LOC136092105 gene encoding uncharacterized protein LOC136092105: MYRIIAKLGTNHHQYADDTQLYTVINPGIDSINEINMCAGPVTKWFLENGLLLNPNKTEALLFGSRKQITKHKNDSKIVISRTTLTTINSVKILGVTLDSSLSMDKHINNTIKSCNYHIRALRYIRPCLTKEAANTIACGIVNTQLDYCNSLLSGTYQKHIKKLHRFQNLESFSILLFI; encoded by the coding sequence ATGTATCGTATTATAGCTAAACTTGGTACCAATCATCATCAATATGCTGATGATACCCAACTTTATACTGTCATCAACCCAGGCATAGATAGCATTAATGAAATCAATATGTGTGCTGGACCAGTAACGAAGTGGTTTCTAGAAAATGGACTTCTGCTCAACCCAAATAAAACAGAAGCTCTTTTATTTGGATCTAGAAAACAAATTACCAAGcataaaaatgattcaaaaattgttatttctcGAACAACACTGACAAcgataaattcagtaaaaatccTTGGCGTCACCCTAGATTCATCGCTCTCTATGGACAAGCACATAAACAACACTATTAAATCCTGCAATTACCATATTCGTGCACTTCGCTACATTCGTCCTTGTCTGACTAAAGAAGCTGCAAATACAATTGCATGTGGCATTGTTAACACTCAGCTTGACTATTGTAACAGTCTTTTATCTGGTACTtatcaaaaacatattaaaaaactcCATCGATTTCAAAATCTCGAATCGTTTTCCATTCtcctatttatttaa